The proteins below come from a single Xiphophorus couchianus chromosome 20, X_couchianus-1.0, whole genome shotgun sequence genomic window:
- the LOC114134988 gene encoding guanylin-like: MNLKMRVLAVVLVLVLCVWRGTLSVQVMVGDRSFPLEAVKQLKELMDLEDNLNSHLTETSTAAVCAHPLLPQVFRPVCQGKGAGIIFSRLVHIIMSPDPCEICANPSCFGCLD, encoded by the exons ATGAATCTGAAAATGAGGGTACTCGCTGTTGTCCTTGTTTTGGTGCTTTGTGTGTGGAGGGGAACTTTGAGTGTACAAGTCATG GTTGGGGACAGGAGTTTTCCCCTGGAGGCAGTGAAGCAGCTGAAGGAGCTGATGGACTTGGAAGACAACCTTAACTCTCACCTCACAGAGACAAGTACCGCTGCCGTTTGCGCCCACCCTCTCCTGCCTCAAGTCTTTCGCCCAGTGTGCCAAGGGAAGGGCGCGGGAATTATTTTCTCACGACTTG tgCACATCATCATGTCACCTGATCCTTGTGAGATATGTGCCAACCCTTCCTGCTTTGGATGTCTGGACTAA
- the LOC114135033 gene encoding guanylin: protein MKTTFAAVALLVLALGLTSEAVEVEENGLTFSLEAVKRLQELSESRAMTGQLNPRFRASPISLCAEPMLPQELLPLCKQAGGSSSLVRLAAVPMDVCEICAFAACTGC from the exons ATGAAGACCACCTTTGCTGCCGTTGCTCTCCTGGTTCTGGCTCTTGGCTTGACCTCTGAGGCCGTGGAGGTTGAA GAAAATGGATTGACTTTCTCTCTGGAGGCCGTAAAAAGGCTTCAGGAGCTATCGGAGAGCAGAGCCATGACCGGCCAACTGAATCCAAGGTTCAGGGCAAGCCCCATTTCACTCTGTGCCGAGCCCATGCTGCCCCAGGAGCTGCTGCCCCTCTGCAAGCAGGCAGGAGGGTCTTCATCTCTGGTCAGATTAG CTGCGGTTCCCATGGATGTCTGTGAGATCTGCGCATTTGCTGCCTGCACTGGTTGCTAA